One window of Mucilaginibacter inviolabilis genomic DNA carries:
- a CDS encoding DUF3050 domain-containing protein has product MANYSDRITLLKSEIQPLREQLIQHELYKNINSLEELTVFMDHHVFAVWDFMSLLKSLQQKLTCTVTPWMPTGNSNTRYLINEIVTGEESDVDEAGNRTSHFELYLRAMQQAGSQAVAINNLFNELNFGKHIDEALIIADIPVAARNFVQHTFEVIDTPKNHVQAAVFTFGREDLIPDMFVSIVKELSQQLPGKVDILLYYLERHIEVDGDHHSQLAYQMTAELCGDDDTKWQEATEAVKEALQIRIALWDGILTAIKAPVSSEL; this is encoded by the coding sequence ATGGCCAATTACAGCGACAGAATCACCCTGCTAAAATCCGAGATACAGCCTTTACGTGAGCAACTGATACAACATGAGCTTTATAAAAACATCAACTCCCTGGAGGAACTTACCGTTTTTATGGATCATCACGTATTTGCAGTGTGGGATTTTATGTCGTTGTTAAAATCGTTGCAGCAAAAACTAACCTGCACAGTTACCCCATGGATGCCTACAGGTAACTCCAACACACGTTACCTCATCAACGAAATAGTTACCGGCGAAGAGAGCGATGTGGATGAAGCAGGTAACCGCACCAGTCATTTTGAGCTATATCTGCGCGCCATGCAGCAGGCAGGCAGCCAGGCCGTTGCTATCAACAACCTATTCAATGAGCTAAACTTTGGCAAACATATTGACGAGGCCCTGATCATTGCCGATATCCCGGTAGCTGCGCGCAACTTTGTACAGCACACCTTTGAAGTGATAGATACACCTAAAAATCATGTGCAGGCCGCAGTGTTTACCTTTGGCCGCGAGGATCTGATCCCTGATATGTTTGTGAGCATTGTAAAAGAACTAAGCCAGCAATTGCCGGGCAAGGTTGATATTTTATTATACTACCTGGAACGCCATATTGAGGTTGATGGTGATCACCACTCCCAGTTAGCCTACCAAATGACCGCCGAACTTTGCGGCGATGACGATACCAAATGGCAGGAAGCAACAGAAGCCGTAAAAGAAGCCCTGCAAATCCGCATAGCTCTTTGGGATGGTATTTTGACTGCCATTAAAGCGCCGGTGTCTTCTGAGTTGTAA
- a CDS encoding glycosyl hydrolase family 18 protein, with protein sequence MKTKFNSFLLLCVAAVLLALSSCRKDNNFSPTAPTPSPDVPNRQLGTSAIPAGFKVVGYLPSWAGAVNQVQYSKLTHINYAFVIPNGSGGLGAIDNVSKLQSLVSTAHANGVKVSISIGGWNNGDDSGFESLAANSGTRTTFVNNVLNMVNQYNLDGADIDWEYPNDGASANNYSALMQQLSTALHNQGKLLTAAVISSDGSSINANVFGYVDFLNLMAYDGDGPNHSPYSLAQTSLNYWIGRGLPKAKAILGVPFYGREPYTSYADILAGGGSPNSDTWNGIGYNGIPTIKSKTSLALSQGGGIMIWELSQDATGANSLLSAIYDQLSGGTTPPTGSNPPIGSVISLKGFNNAYVSGENGAQAMTCTRTTAGDWEHFTVIDAGGGKISLRSMGKYVSSENGTQAITCNRTTASDWEKFDWVATSDGKVTLRGNNGKFISSENGTQAMTCTRATASGWEAFTVGN encoded by the coding sequence ATGAAAACAAAGTTTAACTCGTTCCTGCTACTTTGTGTGGCTGCGGTGCTTCTGGCACTTTCTTCTTGTCGAAAAGACAACAATTTTTCACCTACTGCTCCAACCCCTTCACCGGATGTACCCAACAGGCAATTAGGTACCTCGGCTATTCCCGCAGGCTTTAAGGTTGTAGGTTACTTGCCCAGCTGGGCGGGCGCTGTTAATCAGGTTCAGTACTCCAAGCTTACCCACATCAATTACGCGTTTGTAATACCTAATGGTTCAGGCGGATTGGGCGCCATTGACAATGTTTCCAAACTGCAAAGCCTGGTAAGCACCGCCCATGCCAATGGTGTTAAAGTATCAATCTCGATAGGCGGGTGGAATAACGGCGACGACAGTGGTTTTGAATCTCTTGCCGCCAATTCAGGTACCCGTACCACTTTTGTTAACAATGTACTGAACATGGTGAACCAGTATAATCTGGATGGCGCAGATATTGACTGGGAGTATCCCAACGACGGAGCTTCGGCCAATAATTATTCGGCTCTGATGCAGCAGTTAAGTACTGCTCTGCATAACCAGGGTAAGCTGTTAACAGCAGCTGTAATTTCCAGCGATGGCTCATCCATCAATGCCAATGTTTTTGGTTATGTCGATTTCCTGAACCTGATGGCCTATGACGGCGACGGACCTAATCACTCGCCATATTCACTGGCTCAAACCTCGTTAAACTATTGGATTGGCCGTGGCCTGCCAAAAGCAAAAGCCATATTGGGCGTACCTTTTTATGGCAGGGAGCCCTATACTTCGTATGCCGATATTCTGGCAGGCGGTGGCAGCCCAAATTCAGATACCTGGAATGGCATAGGCTATAATGGTATCCCAACCATTAAAAGTAAAACATCATTGGCGCTTAGTCAAGGTGGTGGTATCATGATATGGGAACTATCACAGGATGCTACCGGGGCAAATTCATTGCTTTCGGCTATTTACGATCAGCTTTCGGGTGGTACCACACCTCCAACCGGCTCAAATCCGCCGATTGGTTCGGTGATATCATTAAAAGGGTTTAACAATGCTTATGTGAGCGGCGAAAACGGTGCCCAGGCCATGACCTGTACCCGTACCACTGCCGGCGATTGGGAACATTTTACCGTAATTGATGCCGGCGGAGGCAAAATCTCCTTGCGCAGCATGGGCAAATATGTATCCTCAGAAAACGGAACCCAGGCTATCACCTGTAACCGTACTACGGCAAGCGATTGGGAAAAATTCGACTGGGTAGCTACCAGTGATGGCAAAGTAACCTTGCGGGGTAACAACGGTAAATTTATCAGCAGTGAAAACGGTACCCAGGCCATGACCTGTACCCGTGCTACAGCCTCGGGATGGGAAGCCTTTACAGTAGGCAACTAA
- a CDS encoding RluA family pseudouridine synthase, with protein MADDTEFIEQEEQDLYEHLRVVVDKGQSLLRIDKFLMHRVENASRNRIQNAIELENVLVNDKPVKSSYRVKPLDVISVVLPHPPRDTEVYPENIPINIVYEDDDVLVVDKAAGMVVHPGYNNYTGTLVNALVYHFQQLPTLPGNDGRPGLVHRIDKDTSGLLLISKNERSMNWLAKQFFDHTITRKYVALAWGDLPEDGTVTGYIGRSVNDRRVMSIYDDPEKGKWSVTHYKVLERMGYVTLIECQLETGRTHQIRAHMKHIGHPLFSDATYGGDKILKGTVFSKYKQFVENCFERMPRQALHAQTLGFLHPTLKKQIAFESPLPTDFESVLQKWRKYTAAANQTNTGSEEL; from the coding sequence ATGGCAGACGATACCGAGTTTATAGAGCAGGAAGAACAGGACTTATATGAGCATTTACGCGTTGTGGTTGACAAAGGGCAATCCCTGTTGCGTATTGATAAATTTTTGATGCACCGGGTTGAGAATGCTTCGCGTAACCGCATCCAGAACGCTATTGAGCTGGAAAATGTGCTGGTGAATGATAAGCCTGTAAAGTCGAGCTACCGGGTAAAACCGCTGGATGTGATATCGGTAGTGTTGCCGCATCCGCCGCGTGATACCGAAGTTTATCCCGAAAATATCCCCATCAATATTGTTTATGAGGACGATGATGTGCTGGTGGTTGATAAAGCCGCGGGCATGGTAGTGCACCCGGGCTATAATAACTATACCGGTACGCTGGTTAACGCGTTGGTTTACCATTTTCAGCAATTGCCTACCTTACCGGGTAATGATGGACGACCAGGTTTGGTTCACCGTATTGACAAGGATACTTCGGGACTGCTGCTGATCAGCAAAAACGAACGCTCCATGAACTGGCTGGCCAAACAGTTTTTTGATCATACCATTACCCGCAAATATGTGGCTCTGGCCTGGGGCGATCTGCCCGAAGACGGCACCGTAACCGGCTATATCGGTCGTAGTGTGAACGATCGCCGGGTAATGTCGATATATGATGATCCTGAAAAAGGGAAATGGTCTGTGACACACTATAAAGTTTTGGAACGCATGGGTTATGTTACGCTGATTGAGTGTCAGTTGGAAACCGGGCGCACTCACCAGATCAGGGCGCATATGAAACATATCGGTCACCCGTTGTTCAGCGATGCCACTTATGGCGGAGATAAGATATTGAAGGGAACCGTGTTCAGCAAATACAAACAGTTTGTTGAAAATTGTTTTGAGCGGATGCCCAGGCAGGCTCTGCACGCACAAACACTTGGCTTTTTACACCCGACGCTAAAAAAGCAGATCGCTTTTGAATCGCCTCTGCCAACCGATTTTGAAAGCGTGCTGCAAAAATGGCGTAAATATACCGCTGCTGCTAATCAAACAAATACGGGCTCCGAAGAGTTGTAG
- a CDS encoding glycosyl hydrolase family 18 protein translates to MKLNFNSFLLLGVFSVLFALSSCKKDNRADFAPVNNNDAASKGKQSTNAVTAATFKVVAYLPSWEGDVNAVQYTKLTHIIYAFISPTTSGGLTSIDNPGKLASMTTLAHNNGIKALIAVGGGGGGDAFHTIVASASLRTAFVNTMVNYVNQNNLDGVDIDWEFPSAGTEANNFALMMQQLANAMHGIGKLTSAAVISTGATYVTSTTMTSVDWLNIMDYDDNNFQHSTYQSAVDCLNYWSGRGLALEKTVLGVPFYARDNRGDYITKNYNDVLALGGSPNSDTFQNYGYNGIPTITNKTNLCFTQGVGGMMIWELAGDATGANSLLSTIHNVIVAHGGTTPPTGSNPPIGSVISLKGFNNAFVSGENGTQAMTCTRTTAGDWEHFTVIDAGGGKISLRSMGKYVSSENGTQAITCNRTTASDWEKFDWIATSDGKVTLRGNNGLFISSENGTQAMTCNRATASGWEAFTVGN, encoded by the coding sequence ATGAAATTAAATTTTAACTCTTTTCTGCTTCTCGGAGTATTTTCGGTATTATTTGCCTTATCATCGTGTAAAAAAGATAACCGCGCCGATTTTGCGCCTGTCAACAACAATGACGCCGCGTCAAAAGGTAAACAGAGCACCAACGCGGTAACTGCTGCCACATTTAAAGTAGTAGCCTATCTGCCCAGTTGGGAAGGCGATGTAAATGCCGTTCAGTACACTAAATTAACGCATATTATTTATGCTTTTATTTCTCCCACAACCAGCGGTGGCTTAACCTCCATTGATAATCCCGGCAAATTGGCCAGTATGACCACGCTGGCACACAATAACGGTATAAAGGCGCTTATTGCTGTTGGTGGCGGTGGCGGCGGTGATGCTTTTCATACCATAGTAGCAAGCGCAAGCTTACGCACCGCATTTGTGAATACGATGGTTAACTATGTAAATCAGAATAATCTGGATGGTGTGGATATCGACTGGGAATTCCCTTCGGCTGGTACCGAAGCCAACAATTTTGCTTTGATGATGCAGCAATTAGCTAATGCGATGCACGGTATTGGTAAATTGACATCGGCGGCTGTTATTTCAACCGGGGCTACTTATGTAACGAGCACCACGATGACTTCTGTCGACTGGCTAAATATTATGGATTATGATGATAATAACTTTCAGCATTCTACCTATCAATCGGCAGTTGACTGTTTGAACTACTGGAGCGGTCGCGGTCTGGCATTGGAAAAAACTGTTTTAGGTGTGCCTTTCTACGCACGCGACAACAGGGGCGATTATATCACCAAAAACTATAATGATGTATTGGCTCTTGGCGGCAGCCCCAATTCAGATACCTTTCAAAATTACGGCTATAATGGTATCCCAACCATTACCAACAAAACCAATCTGTGTTTTACCCAGGGTGTGGGTGGTATGATGATATGGGAACTGGCCGGCGATGCTACAGGAGCAAACTCCTTGCTTTCAACCATTCATAATGTCATTGTAGCACACGGGGGTACTACTCCTCCAACAGGGAGCAACCCACCCATTGGCAGCGTAATATCGCTCAAAGGCTTTAATAACGCGTTTGTAAGCGGCGAAAATGGTACACAAGCCATGACATGTACCCGCACCACAGCCGGCGACTGGGAGCATTTCACCGTGATTGATGCCGGCGGAGGCAAAATATCCTTACGCAGTATGGGCAAATATGTATCGTCAGAGAACGGTACTCAGGCCATTACCTGTAACCGTACCACAGCCAGCGATTGGGAAAAATTCGACTGGATAGCAACTTCCGATGGTAAAGTAACCCTGCGCGGCAATAATGGTTTATTCATCAGCAGCGAAAACGGTACCCAGGCCATGACCTGTAACCGTGCTACTGCCTCTGGCTGGGAAGCTTTTACCGTAGGTAATTAA
- a CDS encoding 1-aminocyclopropane-1-carboxylate deaminase/D-cysteine desulfhydrase, which yields MNIDLEIFSPVQPISNPLFEEHGVKVFLKRDDLIHPMISGNKWRKLKYLLKTTQSQGKNHLVTFGGAYSNHLLATAAAAARFGFKATGIVRGEQVNNDTLFLCKLHGMQLIFTDRDSYRDKPALFAQYFSDDNDAFFIDEGGASPEAALGCAELVNELTETYDHIFCACGTGTTAAGIINGLNNHQFKTRFHAVPVFKNGDFIREEINRFLTTPTDYDLHTDYHFGGYGKADDQLINFIKKFVSATGIVIEPVYTGKMMYTLYDLIGKGHFKPGSKILAIHSGGIWGLLGMKDKF from the coding sequence ATGAATATCGATCTTGAAATTTTTAGTCCGGTTCAGCCCATCAGCAACCCGCTGTTTGAGGAACATGGCGTAAAAGTTTTTCTGAAACGCGACGACCTGATACATCCCATGATATCGGGCAATAAATGGCGCAAACTAAAATACCTGCTTAAAACCACGCAAAGCCAGGGCAAAAATCACCTGGTAACCTTTGGCGGCGCTTATTCCAATCATTTATTGGCCACGGCAGCGGCAGCAGCGCGTTTTGGCTTTAAAGCCACCGGCATTGTACGCGGCGAACAAGTAAATAACGATACCCTGTTTTTATGCAAACTGCACGGCATGCAATTAATATTTACCGACAGGGATAGCTATCGCGATAAACCTGCCCTATTTGCTCAGTACTTCAGCGACGATAACGACGCTTTTTTTATTGACGAAGGCGGCGCTTCACCAGAAGCCGCCCTGGGTTGTGCCGAGCTGGTTAATGAACTTACCGAAACTTATGATCATATTTTTTGCGCTTGTGGTACGGGTACTACAGCAGCCGGCATTATCAATGGGTTAAACAATCATCAGTTTAAAACCCGGTTTCACGCGGTTCCTGTATTTAAAAATGGTGATTTTATTCGGGAGGAGATCAATCGCTTTCTGACCACTCCTACCGACTATGATCTCCATACAGATTACCATTTTGGTGGTTATGGTAAGGCCGACGACCAGCTGATTAATTTTATTAAAAAATTTGTATCGGCTACCGGCATCGTGATCGAGCCGGTGTATACCGGTAAAATGATGTACACCCTTTATGATCTGATTGGCAAAGGGCATTTTAAACCCGGCAGCAAGATCCTGGCCATTCATAGCGGGGGAATCTGGGGTTTATTGGGCATGAAAGATAAATTTTGA
- a CDS encoding ABC transporter permease → MSFASFISARITFKSKRTFSKLIVRIAIIGIMLGLGVMILSLAIVKGFKREIREKIRGFAGDIRVVKFDLNSSYESSPFAADPKFEARAMKSPLITRVMPFATKPGIIKANNEIEGVVLKGVDKNYDWSYFKKTMVAGDVINFTDSVEAQKEIMLSQTTANRLKLKVGDKLLMYFVQEPLRKRQFKIKGIFSIGVEEVDKTFVIGALSLINRLNNWKPGEIGEYELHVSDFDRVDYAANKLDDILPVKLRSYTVGEDYPAIFEWLNLLDVNSVVMLVLMVIVAVINMISALLIMILERTSMIGMFKAMGATNWNIQKVFLFNATYLIGLGLLLGNMLGLGLGFFQQQTHFFKLDQASYYMTFVPVEFSFSDIFLLNLGTLVICLLVLIIPSMLVSKISPVKAIRFK, encoded by the coding sequence TTGAGTTTCGCCTCTTTTATATCAGCCCGGATAACATTTAAGTCAAAACGCACCTTTTCAAAACTGATTGTGCGCATTGCCATCATCGGTATTATGCTGGGTTTGGGGGTGATGATACTTTCGCTGGCTATTGTGAAAGGGTTTAAACGCGAAATCCGTGAAAAGATCCGCGGCTTTGCCGGCGACATCAGGGTAGTGAAATTCGACCTGAACAGTTCCTACGAAAGCTCTCCCTTCGCGGCCGATCCTAAATTTGAAGCGCGGGCGATGAAAAGTCCGCTGATTACCAGGGTAATGCCTTTTGCTACCAAGCCAGGTATTATAAAAGCAAATAATGAAATAGAAGGGGTGGTGTTGAAGGGTGTGGATAAAAACTACGACTGGAGCTATTTTAAAAAGACCATGGTGGCCGGCGATGTGATTAACTTTACCGACTCGGTAGAAGCACAAAAAGAGATCATGCTATCGCAAACCACGGCCAATCGTTTAAAATTAAAGGTGGGCGATAAGCTGCTGATGTATTTTGTTCAGGAACCGCTGCGTAAACGTCAGTTTAAAATAAAGGGAATATTTAGTATTGGGGTAGAAGAGGTGGACAAAACCTTTGTGATAGGGGCTTTATCTCTGATCAACCGGCTTAATAACTGGAAGCCCGGCGAAATTGGGGAGTATGAATTGCATGTATCTGATTTTGACCGGGTAGATTATGCCGCCAACAAACTCGATGATATACTGCCGGTAAAATTACGCTCTTATACCGTAGGAGAGGATTATCCGGCCATATTTGAATGGCTTAACCTGCTGGATGTAAATTCTGTAGTGATGCTGGTACTGATGGTTATAGTGGCAGTGATCAATATGATATCGGCACTGCTCATCATGATCCTGGAGCGAACTTCCATGATTGGTATGTTTAAAGCTATGGGTGCCACCAACTGGAACATACAAAAGGTGTTTTTATTTAACGCAACCTATCTTATTGGTTTAGGATTGTTACTGGGCAATATGTTGGGCCTGGGTTTAGGTTTCTTTCAACAGCAAACCCACTTTTTTAAGCTCGACCAGGCATCGTATTACATGACCTTTGTACCGGTAGAGTTTAGTTTCAGTGATATTTTCCTCCTCAATTTAGGCACACTGGTTATTTGCCTGCTGGTACTCATTATCCCATCTATGCTGGTAAGCAAAATATCACCGGTAAAGGCTATCAGGTTTAAATAG
- a CDS encoding exo-beta-N-acetylmuramidase NamZ family protein translates to MLTTRIFLQCAFITVLWTNTACGSPAVCTDCDSTKINSDEEIVTKIITGADQVPLYINYLKGKNIGMVINQTSVIGKNLKPSVDSLLHAGITIKKIFGPEHGFRGNASNGASVNDDVDTKTGLPVISLYGNKHYKPTTEDLKGLDLMIFDVQDVGVRFYTYISTLHYVMEACAENNIELMILDRPNPNGYLIDGPVLDTANVPRAFVAMHPIPISHGMTIAEYAQMINGEGWLKDGLKCKLKIIKVANYKHSLPYKLPVNPSPNLNTDQSIILYPSICLFEGTTLSLGRGTFFPFLEVGHPLLKGKYSFSFTPLSIKGMSEDPPQKDKECFGVDLKGMSTDMIRKKGRLDLSLLMELYKAFPDKAHFFNAYFTKLAGTPELRKQIEAGKSEEEIRKSWEPGLNKFKTVRRKYLLYE, encoded by the coding sequence ATGCTGACAACACGTATTTTTTTGCAATGTGCTTTTATTACAGTTTTATGGACAAATACGGCATGTGGTAGCCCGGCTGTTTGTACCGATTGCGACTCAACAAAAATCAATTCGGACGAGGAAATAGTCACCAAAATAATTACCGGTGCCGATCAGGTTCCGCTGTATATTAACTATCTTAAGGGTAAAAATATTGGGATGGTGATCAATCAAACTTCTGTTATTGGCAAAAATCTAAAGCCCAGTGTGGATAGTTTGCTGCATGCAGGTATCACCATAAAAAAAATATTCGGACCCGAGCATGGCTTTAGGGGAAATGCCAGTAACGGCGCCAGTGTAAACGACGATGTTGATACCAAAACCGGTTTACCCGTTATATCTTTATACGGCAATAAACACTATAAACCCACCACTGAGGATTTAAAAGGTCTTGACCTGATGATATTTGATGTTCAGGATGTAGGCGTCCGTTTTTACACTTATATATCAACGCTACATTATGTAATGGAGGCCTGTGCCGAAAACAATATCGAACTGATGATATTGGACAGGCCCAATCCAAACGGTTACCTGATTGACGGCCCTGTATTGGATACTGCCAATGTGCCCCGTGCCTTTGTAGCCATGCACCCTATTCCCATCAGTCATGGTATGACCATTGCCGAATACGCCCAAATGATAAACGGCGAGGGCTGGCTAAAGGATGGACTCAAGTGTAAATTAAAGATCATCAAAGTAGCCAATTACAAGCATTCTTTGCCTTACAAATTACCTGTAAACCCATCGCCTAATTTAAATACCGATCAGTCCATTATCCTGTATCCAAGTATATGCTTATTTGAGGGCACAACTTTAAGTCTGGGTCGTGGTACATTTTTTCCTTTTTTAGAGGTAGGCCATCCTTTGTTAAAGGGTAAATACAGCTTTTCATTCACCCCGCTGAGTATCAAAGGCATGAGCGAAGATCCACCGCAGAAAGACAAAGAATGTTTTGGTGTGGATTTAAAAGGGATGAGTACAGATATGATCCGGAAAAAAGGTCGCCTTGACCTATCTTTATTGATGGAGTTATATAAAGCTTTCCCCGATAAGGCGCACTTTTTTAACGCCTATTTTACTAAGCTGGCCGGTACTCCCGAATTAAGGAAGCAGATAGAAGCAGGGAAAAGCGAGGAAGAGATCCGTAAAAGCTGGGAGCCCGGTTTAAATAAGTTTAAAACCGTAAGGCGCAAATATTTATTATATGAATAA
- the fmt gene encoding methionyl-tRNA formyltransferase → MRIVFMGTPEFAVASLDALIKAGSDIVGVVTVPDKPAGRGQKVSESAVKQYAVANGLKVLQPEKLKNPEFLAELKALNADLQVVVAFRMLPEVVWAMPPKGTINLHASLLPQYRGAAPINWVLINGEKESGATTFFLKHEIDTGDVLFTEKVTLTGHETAGILHDWLMNKGAGLLVKTVKAVESGRYHEHPQTALLTGEELKHAPKIFKEDCLIDWTQPAQSIYNKIRGLSPIPTTYTDLNGKVLKIYGSELQTDEPAIQPGGFLTDNKTYLKFAAKDGFISVTDIQLEGKKRMGIEDFLRGMRL, encoded by the coding sequence ATGAGAATTGTATTTATGGGTACCCCCGAGTTTGCGGTTGCGTCATTAGATGCGCTGATTAAAGCAGGCAGCGACATTGTAGGTGTGGTTACGGTTCCTGATAAACCGGCAGGTCGTGGGCAAAAGGTAAGCGAATCGGCAGTAAAACAATACGCGGTTGCTAACGGGCTAAAAGTACTGCAACCCGAAAAGCTAAAAAACCCGGAGTTTTTGGCCGAACTAAAAGCACTCAACGCCGACTTACAGGTGGTAGTTGCTTTCCGGATGCTGCCCGAAGTAGTTTGGGCTATGCCGCCAAAGGGTACCATCAATTTGCACGCTTCGCTTTTACCACAATACCGCGGCGCGGCTCCTATTAATTGGGTGCTTATCAATGGTGAAAAAGAAAGCGGTGCTACTACCTTTTTCCTGAAACATGAAATTGATACCGGCGACGTGTTATTTACCGAAAAAGTAACTTTAACAGGTCATGAAACAGCTGGCATCTTGCACGACTGGCTCATGAACAAGGGTGCCGGCCTATTGGTTAAAACCGTAAAAGCGGTTGAAAGTGGTCGTTACCACGAACACCCGCAAACAGCCCTGCTCACCGGCGAAGAATTGAAACACGCCCCAAAAATTTTCAAAGAAGATTGCCTAATCGACTGGACACAGCCTGCCCAAAGCATCTACAACAAAATACGAGGGCTTAGTCCTATCCCAACCACTTACACTGATCTTAATGGTAAAGTATTAAAGATATACGGTTCAGAATTGCAAACAGACGAGCCCGCCATACAACCCGGCGGTTTCCTTACCGACAACAAAACCTACCTGAAATTTGCGGCTAAAGATGGGTTTATTAGCGTTACCGATATTCAGCTCGAAGGCAAAAAACGCATGGGTATTGAAGATTTTTTGAGGGGGATGAGGTTGTGA
- a CDS encoding aminotransferase class IV: MTPVLINFNGDIIPANSQLLTIANRAFKYGDGLFESMRLMKGQLKFADQHADRLQRGMKALKIDGYSQMDAWFLKDIAEELAKRNKVKHGRLRLTVYRDAEGLYTPSQNKMGYCLELTASEEPRYFLNEKGLIMDVFSELPKPSNYLSNIKTCNSLIYVMAGIYKTQNKLDDVFLLNQNGFLCEASSSNIFIYYQNHLYTPALSEGCVEGVMRQVVIKLARENNIDITEAQINPDILYEADEVFLTNATRGIQSVMGFGVRRYFNRISKVLMDELNKL, translated from the coding sequence ATGACACCCGTTTTAATCAATTTTAATGGAGATATAATTCCGGCAAACAGCCAGCTGCTTACTATAGCTAACCGGGCTTTTAAGTATGGCGATGGCTTATTTGAAAGTATGCGCTTAATGAAGGGGCAGCTCAAATTTGCCGACCAGCATGCCGACCGTCTGCAGCGGGGTATGAAAGCGTTGAAAATAGACGGTTACTCGCAAATGGATGCCTGGTTTTTAAAGGATATTGCAGAAGAACTAGCCAAACGCAATAAAGTGAAACACGGTCGGCTACGCCTTACCGTTTATCGTGATGCCGAAGGTTTATATACCCCGTCGCAAAATAAAATGGGCTATTGCCTGGAACTTACCGCATCCGAAGAACCGCGTTACTTTTTGAACGAGAAGGGACTGATCATGGATGTGTTCAGCGAGCTGCCCAAGCCGTCAAATTATCTGTCGAACATCAAAACCTGCAATTCACTTATTTATGTGATGGCGGGTATCTACAAAACCCAGAACAAGCTGGATGATGTGTTTTTGCTCAACCAGAACGGCTTTTTATGCGAAGCCAGCAGTTCCAATATATTTATCTATTACCAAAACCATTTATACACCCCGGCATTGAGCGAAGGTTGTGTGGAAGGGGTGATGCGCCAGGTGGTGATCAAACTGGCACGGGAAAATAATATCGATATTACCGAGGCACAGATAAACCCCGATATTTTATACGAGGCCGATGAGGTGTTTTTAACCAATGCCACCCGTGGTATCCAATCAGTCATGGGTTTTGGCGTACGACGCTATTTTAACCGTATCAGTAAGGTATTAATGGATGAGCTGAATAAGCTGTAG